A window of Citrus sinensis cultivar Valencia sweet orange chromosome 7, DVS_A1.0, whole genome shotgun sequence contains these coding sequences:
- the LOC102620933 gene encoding probable mitochondrial adenine nucleotide transporter BTL3 isoform X2, with protein sequence MHGQDHSLSFNLAAHLIKSEPPSDHRHHPFASGGLFLDQTTALPPSFVSLINTHLLGNQTLRFVHQRRRGCGFLSVSLSMKGSGEGYVGESTESWGQNGNSKGGEEEEDEDEEVEEQMVAFKGGKEVEEKELGAYNTTKHLFAGAVAAAVSRTCVAPLERLKLEYIVRGEQKSLFDLIKTIAATQGLKGFWKGNFVNILRTAPFKAINFYAYDTYRNQLLKLSGKDESTNFERFVAGAAAGITATLLCLPLDTIRTVMVAPGGEALGGLIGAFRHMIQTEGFFSLYKGLVPSIVSMAPSGAVFYGVYDILKSAYLHSPEGKKRLQNMRKDQDLSALEQLELGPVRTLLYGAIAGCCSEAATYPFEVVRRQLQMQVCATKLNALATCVKIVEQGGVPALYAGLTPSLLQYCRFYHQLP encoded by the exons ATGCACGGCCAGGATCATTCTTTGAGCTTCAACCTAGCCGCCCACTTGATCAAATCAGAACCACCCTCTGATCATCGTCATCACCCCTTTGCATCCGGTGGCTTGTTTCTTGACCAAACAACAGCACTGCCGCCCTCGTTTGTTTCATTGATTAACACTCATTTACTCGGTAATCAAACCCTGCGTTTTGTTCATCAGCGGCGCCGGGGATGTGGGTTTCTGTCGGTGAGCTTGTCGATGAAGGGAAGCGGTGAAGGGTATGTTGGGGAATCGACAGAAAGTtgggggcaaaatgggaatagtaAAGGCGGGGAAGAGGAGgaggatgaagatgaagaagtgGAAGAACAAATGGTGGCGTTTAAGGGAGGGAAGGAGGTGGAAGAGAAGGAACTTGGTGCTTATAATACCACTAAGCATCTATTTGCTGGagctgttgctgctgctgtctccag AACTTGTGTTGCCCCTCTCGAGAGACTGAAGTTAGAGTACATTGTTCGTGGGGAGCAGAAGAGCCTTTTTGATCTTATCAAGACAATTGCAGCTACTCAAGGGCTGAAAGGCTTTTGGAAAGGAAATTTTGTCAATATTCTTCGAACTGCTCCTTTTAAGGCTATCAACTTTTATGCTTATGATACATACAGAAATCAACTATTGAAATTGAGTGGCAAGGACGAAAGCACGAATTTTGAGCGGTTTGTTGCTGGTGCTGCAGCTGGAATAACTGCCACCTTGCTTTGCTTACCATTGGACACT ATAAGAACAGTTATGGTAGCTCCTGGGGGGGAAGCATTGGGTGGTCTAATTGGTGCTTTCCGTCACATGATCCAAACTGAAGGGttcttttctctttataaGGGTTTGGTACCCTCAATTGTGAGCATGGCCCCTTCTGGTGCAGTTTTTTATGGTGTCTACGATATATTGAAGTCAGCTTATCTCCATTCACCTGAAGGGAAGAAGAgacttcaaaatatgagaaaaGATCAAGATCTCAGTGCATTGGAACAACTGGAGTTGGGTCCAGTTAGAACATTGCTTTACGGGGCAATTGCTGGTTGTTGTTCTGAAGCTGCTACTTACCCATTTGAAGTTGTGAGAAGACAACTTCAAATGCAAGTCTGTGCAACGAAATTAAATGCATTGGCGACTTGTGTCAAGATAGTTGAGCAAGGAGGTGTTCCTGCTCTGTATGCCGGATTAACTCCCAGCTTGCTGCAG TACTGCAGGTTTTACCATCAGCTGCCATAA
- the LOC102620933 gene encoding probable mitochondrial adenine nucleotide transporter BTL3 isoform X1, which produces MHGQDHSLSFNLAAHLIKSEPPSDHRHHPFASGGLFLDQTTALPPSFVSLINTHLLGNQTLRFVHQRRRGCGFLSVSLSMKGSGEGYVGESTESWGQNGNSKGGEEEEDEDEEVEEQMVAFKGGKEVEEKELGAYNTTKHLFAGAVAAAVSRTCVAPLERLKLEYIVRGEQKSLFDLIKTIAATQGLKGFWKGNFVNILRTAPFKAINFYAYDTYRNQLLKLSGKDESTNFERFVAGAAAGITATLLCLPLDTIRTVMVAPGGEALGGLIGAFRHMIQTEGFFSLYKGLVPSIVSMAPSGAVFYGVYDILKSAYLHSPEGKKRLQNMRKDQDLSALEQLELGPVRTLLYGAIAGCCSEAATYPFEVVRRQLQMQVCATKLNALATCVKIVEQGGVPALYAGLTPSLLQVLPSAAISYLVYEFMKIVLKVESS; this is translated from the exons ATGCACGGCCAGGATCATTCTTTGAGCTTCAACCTAGCCGCCCACTTGATCAAATCAGAACCACCCTCTGATCATCGTCATCACCCCTTTGCATCCGGTGGCTTGTTTCTTGACCAAACAACAGCACTGCCGCCCTCGTTTGTTTCATTGATTAACACTCATTTACTCGGTAATCAAACCCTGCGTTTTGTTCATCAGCGGCGCCGGGGATGTGGGTTTCTGTCGGTGAGCTTGTCGATGAAGGGAAGCGGTGAAGGGTATGTTGGGGAATCGACAGAAAGTtgggggcaaaatgggaatagtaAAGGCGGGGAAGAGGAGgaggatgaagatgaagaagtgGAAGAACAAATGGTGGCGTTTAAGGGAGGGAAGGAGGTGGAAGAGAAGGAACTTGGTGCTTATAATACCACTAAGCATCTATTTGCTGGagctgttgctgctgctgtctccag AACTTGTGTTGCCCCTCTCGAGAGACTGAAGTTAGAGTACATTGTTCGTGGGGAGCAGAAGAGCCTTTTTGATCTTATCAAGACAATTGCAGCTACTCAAGGGCTGAAAGGCTTTTGGAAAGGAAATTTTGTCAATATTCTTCGAACTGCTCCTTTTAAGGCTATCAACTTTTATGCTTATGATACATACAGAAATCAACTATTGAAATTGAGTGGCAAGGACGAAAGCACGAATTTTGAGCGGTTTGTTGCTGGTGCTGCAGCTGGAATAACTGCCACCTTGCTTTGCTTACCATTGGACACT ATAAGAACAGTTATGGTAGCTCCTGGGGGGGAAGCATTGGGTGGTCTAATTGGTGCTTTCCGTCACATGATCCAAACTGAAGGGttcttttctctttataaGGGTTTGGTACCCTCAATTGTGAGCATGGCCCCTTCTGGTGCAGTTTTTTATGGTGTCTACGATATATTGAAGTCAGCTTATCTCCATTCACCTGAAGGGAAGAAGAgacttcaaaatatgagaaaaGATCAAGATCTCAGTGCATTGGAACAACTGGAGTTGGGTCCAGTTAGAACATTGCTTTACGGGGCAATTGCTGGTTGTTGTTCTGAAGCTGCTACTTACCCATTTGAAGTTGTGAGAAGACAACTTCAAATGCAAGTCTGTGCAACGAAATTAAATGCATTGGCGACTTGTGTCAAGATAGTTGAGCAAGGAGGTGTTCCTGCTCTGTATGCCGGATTAACTCCCAGCTTGCTGCAG GTTTTACCATCAGCTGCCATAAGTTACCTTGTATATGAGTTCATGAAGATAGTTCTCAAAGTAGAGTCATCATAG
- the LOC102621414 gene encoding cyclin-dependent kinase C-1 isoform X1 codes for MAVAALGQLNVEEPPPAWGSRSVDCFERLEQIGEGTYGQVFMAREIKTGEIVALKKIRMDNEKEGFPITAIREIKILKKLQHENVIKLKEIVTSPGPERDEQGRPDGNKYRGSTYMVFEYMDHDLTGLADRPGLRFTVPQIKCYMKQLLTGLHYCHVNQVLHRDIKGSNLLIDNEGNLKLADFGLARSFSYDHNNTLTNRVITLWYRPPELLLGATKYGPAVDMWSVGCIFAELLNGKPILPGKNEAEQLSKIFELCGSPDETIWPGVAKMPAYNHFKPSRTMKRRVREVFRHFDRHALELLEKMLMLDPSQRISAKDALDSEYFWTDPLPCDPKSLPKYESSHEYQTKKRRQQQRQHEEATKRQKLHHPQPHGRLPPIQHAGQSHHWSGPNHPMNNAPPPVPGGPGHHHYGKPRGPPGGANRYPSGNQSGGYNNPNRGGQGGGYSNAPYPPQGRGPPYAGAGMPANGPRGPASGYGVGPQSYSQSGQYGNSAAGRGPNQMGGSRNQQYGWQQ; via the exons ATGGCAGTTGCGGCATTAGGGCAACTGAACGTGGAAGAGCCGCCGCCGGCATGGGGTTCTCGTAGTGTCGATTGCTTCGAGAGACTGGAGCAAATTGGTGAAGGAACTTAtgg TCAGGTATTCATGGCTAGAGAAATCAAAACGGGGGAAATTGTGGCTTTGAAGAAGATACGTATggataatgaaaaagaaggg TTTCCAATAACAGCCATTCGGGAAATTAAAATTCTGAAGAAGCTTCAGCatgaaaatgttattaagttaaaagaGATTGTAACTTCTCCAG GTCCTGAGAGGGATGAGCAAGGGAGGCCAG ATGGTAATAAGTACAGGGGCAGCACCTACATGGTTTTCGAGTACATGGACCATGACTTGACAGGCCTTGCTGATCGTCCGGGACTTAGATTTACTGTTCCCCAAATAAAG TGTTATATGAAGCAGCTACTGACTGGGCTTCACTACTGTCACGTTAATCAAGTTCTTCACAGGGACATTAAAG GTTCTAATCTTTTGATAGATAATGAAGGAAATTTGAAGCTAGCAGATTTTGGGCTTGCGAGGTCATTTTCTTATGACCACAATAACACCCTTACAAATCGTGTAATTACTTTGTGGTACAG GCCCCCGGAGTTGCTGCTTGGAGCCACAAAGTATGGACCAGCTGTTGACATGTGGTCTGTTGGCTGTATTTTTGCTGAGTTATTGAATGGGAAACCTATCTTGCCTGGAAAAAATGAG GCTGAGCAATTGAGCAAGATATTTGAGCTTTGTGGGTCTCCTGATGAAACCATTTGGCCTGGTGTTGCTAAGATGCCTGCATACAACCATTTTAAGCCCTCAAGGACCATGAAGAGACGTGTCAGAGAGGTTTTCAGACA CTTTGACCGACATGCTTTGGAGTTGTTGGAGAAAATGCTGATGCTTGATCCTTCCCAG AGAATATCTGCAAAGGATGCACTTGATTCTGAGTACTTTTGGACTGACCCCTTGCCGTGTGATCCCAAGAG CTTGCCCAAATATGAATCATCGCATGAGtaccaaacaaagaaaagaaggcAGCAACAGCGACAACATGAAGAAGCCACAAAGAGACAGAAATTGCATCACCCACAGCCGCATGGCCGCCTGCCTCCTATTCAACACGCCGGGCAGTCTCATCATTGGTCTGGGCCAAATCATCCCATGAACAATGCACCTCCGCCGGTTCCTGGTGGTCCTGGTCATCATCACTATGGAAAGCCCCGTGGTCCTCCTGGAGGTGCTAACAGGTATCCAAGCGGAAATCAGAGTGGTGGATACAACAACCCGAATCGTGGAGGCCAAGGTGGTGGTTACAGCAATGCACCATATCCACCACAAGGGCGTGGGCCACCATATGCTGGCGCCGGTATGCCTGCAAATGGTCCCAGAGGACCTGCTAGCGGGTACGGAGTTGGTCCTCAAAGTTATTCCCAAAGTGGTCAATATGGAAATTCTGCTGCTGGCAGGGGTCCAAACCAAATGGGTGGTAGTCGAAATCAGCAATATGGCTGGCAGCAGTAA
- the LOC102621414 gene encoding cyclin-dependent kinase C-1 isoform X2: MAREIKTGEIVALKKIRMDNEKEGFPITAIREIKILKKLQHENVIKLKEIVTSPGPERDEQGRPDGNKYRGSTYMVFEYMDHDLTGLADRPGLRFTVPQIKCYMKQLLTGLHYCHVNQVLHRDIKGSNLLIDNEGNLKLADFGLARSFSYDHNNTLTNRVITLWYRPPELLLGATKYGPAVDMWSVGCIFAELLNGKPILPGKNEAEQLSKIFELCGSPDETIWPGVAKMPAYNHFKPSRTMKRRVREVFRHFDRHALELLEKMLMLDPSQRISAKDALDSEYFWTDPLPCDPKSLPKYESSHEYQTKKRRQQQRQHEEATKRQKLHHPQPHGRLPPIQHAGQSHHWSGPNHPMNNAPPPVPGGPGHHHYGKPRGPPGGANRYPSGNQSGGYNNPNRGGQGGGYSNAPYPPQGRGPPYAGAGMPANGPRGPASGYGVGPQSYSQSGQYGNSAAGRGPNQMGGSRNQQYGWQQ, encoded by the exons ATGGCTAGAGAAATCAAAACGGGGGAAATTGTGGCTTTGAAGAAGATACGTATggataatgaaaaagaaggg TTTCCAATAACAGCCATTCGGGAAATTAAAATTCTGAAGAAGCTTCAGCatgaaaatgttattaagttaaaagaGATTGTAACTTCTCCAG GTCCTGAGAGGGATGAGCAAGGGAGGCCAG ATGGTAATAAGTACAGGGGCAGCACCTACATGGTTTTCGAGTACATGGACCATGACTTGACAGGCCTTGCTGATCGTCCGGGACTTAGATTTACTGTTCCCCAAATAAAG TGTTATATGAAGCAGCTACTGACTGGGCTTCACTACTGTCACGTTAATCAAGTTCTTCACAGGGACATTAAAG GTTCTAATCTTTTGATAGATAATGAAGGAAATTTGAAGCTAGCAGATTTTGGGCTTGCGAGGTCATTTTCTTATGACCACAATAACACCCTTACAAATCGTGTAATTACTTTGTGGTACAG GCCCCCGGAGTTGCTGCTTGGAGCCACAAAGTATGGACCAGCTGTTGACATGTGGTCTGTTGGCTGTATTTTTGCTGAGTTATTGAATGGGAAACCTATCTTGCCTGGAAAAAATGAG GCTGAGCAATTGAGCAAGATATTTGAGCTTTGTGGGTCTCCTGATGAAACCATTTGGCCTGGTGTTGCTAAGATGCCTGCATACAACCATTTTAAGCCCTCAAGGACCATGAAGAGACGTGTCAGAGAGGTTTTCAGACA CTTTGACCGACATGCTTTGGAGTTGTTGGAGAAAATGCTGATGCTTGATCCTTCCCAG AGAATATCTGCAAAGGATGCACTTGATTCTGAGTACTTTTGGACTGACCCCTTGCCGTGTGATCCCAAGAG CTTGCCCAAATATGAATCATCGCATGAGtaccaaacaaagaaaagaaggcAGCAACAGCGACAACATGAAGAAGCCACAAAGAGACAGAAATTGCATCACCCACAGCCGCATGGCCGCCTGCCTCCTATTCAACACGCCGGGCAGTCTCATCATTGGTCTGGGCCAAATCATCCCATGAACAATGCACCTCCGCCGGTTCCTGGTGGTCCTGGTCATCATCACTATGGAAAGCCCCGTGGTCCTCCTGGAGGTGCTAACAGGTATCCAAGCGGAAATCAGAGTGGTGGATACAACAACCCGAATCGTGGAGGCCAAGGTGGTGGTTACAGCAATGCACCATATCCACCACAAGGGCGTGGGCCACCATATGCTGGCGCCGGTATGCCTGCAAATGGTCCCAGAGGACCTGCTAGCGGGTACGGAGTTGGTCCTCAAAGTTATTCCCAAAGTGGTCAATATGGAAATTCTGCTGCTGGCAGGGGTCCAAACCAAATGGGTGGTAGTCGAAATCAGCAATATGGCTGGCAGCAGTAA